The proteins below come from a single Euleptes europaea isolate rEulEur1 chromosome 5, rEulEur1.hap1, whole genome shotgun sequence genomic window:
- the SPTSSB gene encoding serine palmitoyltransferase small subunit B: MDLKRVKDYIYWLYYQYLLISCSYVLEPWEQSMFHTITITVVAMVVYTAYIFVPIHVRLAFEFFSRMFGSQPESTVSLMD, translated from the coding sequence ATGGACCTCAAGCGAGTGAAGGATTACATCTATTGGCTGTATTACCAGTATCTCCTGATCTCCTGCAGCTATGTCCTGGAGCCCTGGGAACAATCTATGTTCCACACGATCACGATTACAGTGGTTGCAATGGTGGTGTACACTGCTTACATCTTCGTCCCCATCCACGTCCGCCTGGCTTTTGAGTTCTTCTCACGGATGTTTGGAAGCCAGCCTGAAAGTACTGTTTCGCTCATGGACTGA